Proteins encoded together in one Cicer arietinum cultivar CDC Frontier isolate Library 1 chromosome 4, Cicar.CDCFrontier_v2.0, whole genome shotgun sequence window:
- the LOC101497077 gene encoding uncharacterized protein, with product MSQPLVRKISFSWEKKPGISKETSTHGENLIQKEQEFLPKLPPPPISVEGATTPRRNNVHDFQIPLPPCAFQPPFYRTYSKKGLWVQDDDPFFAAYKECTKNQRSGMRDKKMSKSKSNSNCFCKSRLRRNMSFFSCKRSSSVCVCDNNFVSISHLPHNIDRD from the coding sequence GGGAAAAAAAGCCTGGTATCTCAAAGGAAACGAGTACTCATGGTGAAAATTTAATCCAAAAAGAGCAAGAATTTTTGCCTAAGTTGCCACCTCCTCCAATTTCAGTAGAAGGAGCAACTACTCCTAGAAGAAATAATGTtcatgattttcaaattccacttcCTCCTTGTGCTTTTCAGCCTCCTTTTTATAGAACTTATTCCAAGAAGGGTCTTTGGGTTCAAGATGATGATCCTTTCTTTGCAGCTTACAAAGAGTGTACCAAGAATCAAAGAAGTGGTATGAGGGACAAAAAGATGAGTAAAAGTAAAAGTAACAGTAATTGTTTTTGTAAATCAAGGTTAAGGAGAAACATGTCTTTTTTCTCATGTAAGAGATCTTCCTCCGTTTGTGTTTGTGATAATAATTTCGTTAGTATTTCTCATCTTCCACACAACATAGATAGAGATTGA